A genomic stretch from Kribbella amoyensis includes:
- a CDS encoding MscL family protein has protein sequence MRGNVLDLAIAVVIGTAFATVVKTVVDNLVSPLVASIGGTNVNGLAFHIVKGNDKSLVDVGAIINAFIVFFLTAAVVYFVLVVPMKKIQERRAAAAGTTAEEDEPEPLTVDQQLLTEIRDALAARQR, from the coding sequence ATGCGAGGCAACGTCCTCGACCTGGCGATCGCGGTCGTCATCGGTACCGCGTTCGCGACCGTGGTGAAGACCGTGGTCGACAACCTGGTCTCGCCGCTGGTCGCCTCGATCGGCGGGACGAACGTGAACGGCCTCGCCTTCCACATCGTCAAGGGCAACGACAAGTCGCTCGTCGACGTCGGCGCGATCATCAACGCCTTCATCGTGTTCTTCCTGACCGCGGCCGTCGTCTACTTCGTCCTCGTCGTCCCGATGAAGAAGATCCAGGAGCGCCGCGCGGCCGCCGCCGGCACCACCGCCGAGGAGGATGAGCCCGAGCCGCTGACCGTCGACCAGCAGTTGCTCACCGAGATCCGCGACGCGCTCGCCGCCCGCCAGCGCTGA
- a CDS encoding FmdB family zinc ribbon protein: MPTYQYQCTDCGEALEVRQSFTDDALTVCPNCEGSLRKVFNAVGVVFKGSGFYRNDSRSTSSSSSPAKSDSKSASSSSSSSSSSSSSSDSGSSSSSSSSSSSTSSSSSSSSGGSKTSAA; encoded by the coding sequence GTGCCGACGTACCAGTACCAGTGCACCGATTGCGGCGAGGCTCTCGAGGTCCGTCAGAGCTTCACCGACGACGCCCTGACCGTGTGCCCGAACTGCGAGGGCTCGCTCCGCAAGGTCTTCAACGCGGTCGGCGTGGTCTTCAAGGGCTCCGGCTTCTACCGCAACGACAGCCGCTCGACGAGCTCCAGTTCGTCGCCCGCCAAGTCGGACAGCAAGAGCGCGAGCTCCTCCAGCTCGTCTTCCTCTTCGTCGTCCTCCTCCTCGGACTCCGGCTCGTCGTCCTCCTCGTCCTCTTCTTCGTCGTCGACGTCCTCGTCGTCGTCCTCGTCGAGCGGCGGCAGCAAGACCAGCGCGGCCTGA
- a CDS encoding alpha/beta hydrolase — MRSLRLLMALLLVCLVAACSSPAESAAPERCDGITGFTCTTLRVPLNHRDPGGRQLELAVAAADNVDAPRGVLLMLTGGPGQPGVPLLSRIRAELDPAVLREYRLVMFDQRGTGQRGINCPELQRAVGGSDFLSVPPAAVDACARVLGSDLDYYGTPDTVEDIELLRRSLGTDKLTLNGTSYGSFTAAQYGLKYPSNVRSLVLDSVVPHRGFDPFGVDLMKHTGDVLGAACRRDSSCTTDPVADLAWLVRHGELDGLPLDGTSMLESLAILSLNSVNPSLKGIPKVLHDARNGDTAALKELFQEASSRGAQYDELSAGLHMATLCSDLRFPWSAGTPLSERPAALEAAVRKLDPAKLYPYDVRTARNQLIVDGCLRWPSTRASAYPAQQELLPRTLILHGTDDLFCPPSWAEWERDHARQAQLVVVPGSGHNVQGSRSNPTGKEQVRAFLLA; from the coding sequence ATGCGATCACTCCGCCTACTGATGGCGCTGCTGCTTGTCTGTCTCGTCGCCGCGTGCTCGTCCCCAGCCGAATCGGCTGCTCCCGAACGCTGCGACGGCATCACCGGCTTCACCTGTACGACACTGCGCGTCCCTCTGAACCACCGTGATCCCGGCGGCCGGCAGCTCGAATTGGCCGTCGCCGCTGCCGACAACGTCGACGCACCCCGCGGTGTACTCCTGATGCTCACCGGCGGCCCCGGCCAACCAGGCGTACCTCTCCTCTCCCGGATCCGCGCGGAGCTCGACCCCGCCGTACTCCGCGAGTACCGGCTCGTCATGTTCGACCAGCGCGGTACCGGGCAACGCGGGATCAACTGCCCCGAGTTGCAACGGGCAGTCGGCGGTTCCGACTTCCTCAGCGTTCCTCCTGCTGCCGTGGACGCGTGTGCCCGCGTACTCGGCTCCGACCTCGACTACTACGGCACGCCCGACACGGTCGAGGACATCGAACTCCTGCGCCGCTCCCTCGGTACGGACAAGCTCACGCTCAACGGCACGTCGTACGGGAGCTTCACGGCAGCGCAGTACGGCCTGAAGTACCCGTCGAACGTCCGGTCGCTCGTCCTCGATTCCGTAGTCCCGCACCGCGGGTTCGACCCGTTCGGGGTAGACCTGATGAAGCACACCGGTGACGTACTCGGTGCTGCGTGCCGGCGCGACTCGTCCTGTACTACGGATCCTGTGGCCGACCTGGCCTGGCTGGTACGGCACGGTGAGCTCGACGGGCTTCCGCTGGACGGGACCAGCATGCTCGAGTCCCTGGCGATCCTCAGCCTCAACTCCGTGAACCCGTCGCTCAAGGGCATCCCGAAGGTGCTGCACGACGCGCGGAACGGTGACACGGCCGCGTTGAAGGAGCTGTTCCAGGAGGCGTCGAGCCGCGGCGCGCAGTACGACGAACTGTCCGCCGGACTCCACATGGCGACGCTCTGCTCGGACCTGCGCTTCCCCTGGTCCGCGGGTACGCCTCTGTCCGAGCGACCAGCCGCGCTGGAGGCCGCAGTGAGGAAGCTGGACCCGGCGAAGCTGTACCCGTACGACGTGCGCACCGCGCGGAACCAGCTGATCGTGGACGGGTGCCTGCGCTGGCCGTCGACCCGGGCGTCGGCATACCCGGCTCAGCAGGAGCTGCTCCCGCGGACGTTGATCCTGCACGGCACCGACGACCTCTTCTGCCCGCCGTCCTGGGCGGAGTGGGAGCGGGACCACGCCCGCCAGGCACAGCTGGTCGTCGTGCCGGGGAGCGGCCACAACGTCCAGGGCAGCCGTTCGAATCCCACCGGAAAGGAGCAGGTCAGGGCGTTCTTGCTGGCTTGA
- a CDS encoding serine hydrolase domain-containing protein gives MFESFVEQGAVSGVVALRSRDGETSVEVHGRSAVDGVPLRRDSVFRISSLTKPIVAAAAMTLVDSGRLRLDAPVDELLPELAAMRVLRQPDGPIDDTVPLARPITVEDLLTHRLGLGETDHPGLRALEAELELRTFGPPKPRTPWDPDEWMRRLGTMPLQYQPGERWLYSTGSHVLGVLVARAAGKGLEEYLRERFFGPLGMTSTGFTATDLGRLTTLYADGEVLDSAVGSQWAEPPVFPDAGGGLVSTADDFHAFAAMLLAGGNGILSPAAVELMTTDHLTAAQREAATAFLDGDGWGFGVSPSADSYGWGGGLGSLWTNAPAPRTVTLVLTTQALWTWPPELFAAVVDPSW, from the coding sequence ATGTTCGAGTCGTTCGTGGAGCAGGGCGCCGTCTCGGGTGTGGTCGCGTTGCGTAGCCGGGACGGTGAGACGTCGGTCGAGGTGCACGGGCGGTCGGCGGTCGACGGTGTGCCGCTTCGGCGGGACAGCGTGTTCCGCATCTCGTCGTTGACGAAGCCGATCGTGGCGGCCGCGGCGATGACCCTGGTCGACTCGGGCCGGCTTCGCCTGGACGCGCCGGTGGACGAGCTGCTTCCGGAGCTCGCGGCGATGCGGGTACTGCGGCAGCCGGACGGGCCGATCGACGACACGGTGCCGCTGGCGCGTCCGATCACCGTGGAGGATCTGCTGACGCACCGGCTCGGTCTGGGCGAGACGGATCATCCGGGTCTGCGGGCGCTGGAGGCGGAGCTGGAACTGCGGACGTTCGGACCACCGAAGCCGCGGACTCCGTGGGACCCGGACGAGTGGATGCGGCGACTGGGGACGATGCCGCTGCAGTACCAACCAGGTGAGCGGTGGCTGTACTCGACCGGTTCGCATGTGCTTGGCGTCCTGGTCGCGCGGGCCGCGGGGAAGGGGTTGGAGGAGTACCTGAGGGAACGGTTCTTCGGCCCGTTGGGGATGACGTCGACCGGATTCACCGCGACCGACCTCGGTCGGCTGACCACTCTCTACGCTGACGGTGAAGTACTCGACTCGGCGGTGGGGAGTCAGTGGGCGGAGCCGCCGGTGTTTCCGGACGCGGGTGGTGGGCTGGTGTCGACGGCGGACGACTTCCACGCGTTTGCGGCGATGTTGCTTGCTGGGGGCAACGGGATTCTCTCGCCGGCCGCGGTCGAGCTGATGACGACCGACCACCTGACCGCGGCGCAGCGGGAAGCGGCGACCGCGTTCCTCGACGGCGACGGCTGGGGCTTCGGCGTCTCACCGAGCGCGGACAGCTACGGCTGGGGCGGCGGACTCGGCTCGCTCTGGACGAACGCGCCCGCACCCCGGACCGTCACCCTCGTCCTCACCACCCAAGCCCTCTGGACCTGGCCACCCGAGCTCTTCGCCGCCGTCGTCGACCCGTCCTGGTGA
- a CDS encoding penicillin acylase family protein, translating into MRRLLRVIILSGIVLATLLLVVAGTGVFVVRHSFPSYDGTIELAGLDADVEVVRDANGIPQIYADKPADLFAAQGYVHAQDRFFEMDFRRHVTSGRLSELFGRDALATDKFVRTLGWRRIAEKELGLLSPATRQYLDDYARGVNAYLDGHSGSGLSLEYAVLSLKGTDYRPQPWTAADSLAWLKAMAWDLGGNMTEEITRTKLAATMPARTIDSLYPAYPYERNEPILPGGTVAKGKFTTTPVESQAPGRAMLTQDLLKSLDSVDKVAKALPTLLGRGDGIGSNAWVVSGEHTTTGKPLLANDPHLGATMPGIWSQVGLHCNKFSVQCPFDVSGFSFSGLPGVVIGHNSAISWGFTNLNPDVMDLYLERITGNGVLYNGKVEPLRTRTETFKVAGQDEEEKITVRETRHGPLISDIEDDAKEAGALAAKGKSSAPYGISLRWTALTPGRTADAIFALNRAQSWTAFRTAATLFEVPSQNLVYADREGHIGYQAPGKVPLRRVGTGDWPAPGWDPKFDWAGYIPFEAMPTEFDPADGVIVTANQAVVPKSYQYNLTNDWDYGYRSQQILERIRAAGKLDAEKMASIQLDTKNRNAETLVPYLLRIGIEDDFDKAGQDILRGWDFTQPADSAPAAYFNIVWRNLLALTFHDQLPESAWPDGGSRWFEVVRNLLVQPNNAWWDDLRTPQRESRDDILREALVDARAEITTKMAREPDNWQWGRLHKLTLTNQTLGKSGIGVVDRLFNRGPYELGGGASIVNATSWNAAEGYAVTATPSMRMVVDLADFDKSRWINLTGVSGHAFTDNYTDQTDLWVKGETLPWAFTKGAVEAKREHTLTFTKPNR; encoded by the coding sequence GTGCGTCGGCTGCTTCGAGTCATCATCCTGAGCGGTATCGTGCTCGCCACCCTGCTGCTGGTGGTGGCCGGTACCGGGGTTTTCGTGGTCCGTCACTCGTTCCCGAGCTACGACGGGACCATCGAGCTGGCGGGTCTGGACGCGGACGTCGAGGTGGTCCGCGACGCCAACGGCATCCCGCAGATCTATGCGGACAAGCCGGCCGACCTGTTCGCGGCACAGGGCTATGTGCACGCTCAGGACCGGTTCTTCGAGATGGACTTCCGCCGGCACGTGACGTCTGGACGGCTCTCCGAGCTGTTCGGCCGCGACGCGCTGGCGACCGACAAGTTCGTCCGGACCCTCGGCTGGCGGCGGATCGCCGAGAAGGAGCTCGGGCTGCTCAGCCCGGCCACCCGGCAGTACCTGGACGACTACGCCCGCGGCGTGAACGCGTACCTCGACGGGCACTCCGGCTCCGGCCTCAGCCTCGAGTACGCCGTGCTCTCGCTGAAGGGGACCGACTACCGTCCGCAGCCGTGGACCGCGGCGGACTCGCTGGCCTGGCTGAAGGCGATGGCGTGGGACCTCGGCGGCAACATGACCGAGGAGATCACCCGGACCAAGCTGGCCGCGACGATGCCCGCTCGCACCATCGACTCGCTCTACCCGGCGTACCCGTACGAGCGGAACGAGCCGATCCTGCCCGGCGGCACGGTGGCCAAGGGCAAGTTCACCACCACGCCGGTGGAGAGCCAGGCGCCCGGCCGCGCGATGCTCACCCAGGACCTGCTGAAGTCGCTCGACAGCGTCGACAAGGTGGCCAAGGCGCTGCCGACGTTGCTCGGCCGCGGCGACGGGATCGGGTCGAACGCCTGGGTCGTGTCCGGTGAGCACACCACCACCGGCAAGCCGCTGCTCGCCAACGACCCGCACCTCGGCGCGACGATGCCGGGGATCTGGTCCCAGGTCGGGCTGCACTGCAACAAGTTCAGCGTGCAGTGCCCGTTCGACGTGTCCGGGTTCAGCTTCTCCGGGTTGCCGGGGGTCGTGATCGGGCACAACAGCGCGATCTCCTGGGGCTTCACGAACCTCAACCCCGACGTGATGGACCTGTACCTCGAACGGATCACCGGCAACGGCGTCCTCTACAACGGCAAGGTCGAGCCGCTGCGGACCCGGACCGAGACGTTCAAGGTGGCCGGCCAGGACGAGGAGGAGAAGATCACCGTCCGGGAGACCCGGCACGGCCCGCTCATCTCCGATATCGAGGACGACGCCAAGGAAGCCGGCGCCCTGGCCGCGAAGGGCAAGAGTTCGGCCCCGTACGGGATCTCGCTGCGCTGGACCGCGCTCACCCCGGGCCGGACCGCGGACGCGATCTTCGCGCTCAACCGGGCGCAGAGCTGGACCGCGTTCCGGACCGCGGCCACCCTGTTCGAGGTCCCCTCGCAGAACCTGGTCTACGCCGACCGCGAGGGCCACATCGGGTACCAGGCGCCCGGCAAGGTCCCGCTCCGCCGGGTCGGTACCGGGGACTGGCCGGCGCCCGGATGGGACCCGAAGTTCGACTGGGCCGGGTACATCCCGTTCGAGGCGATGCCGACCGAGTTCGACCCGGCCGACGGCGTGATCGTCACCGCGAACCAGGCGGTCGTGCCGAAGTCGTACCAGTACAACTTGACCAACGACTGGGACTACGGGTACCGCTCGCAGCAGATCCTCGAGCGGATCCGGGCGGCCGGCAAGCTGGACGCCGAGAAGATGGCCTCGATCCAGCTGGACACCAAGAACCGCAACGCCGAGACGCTGGTGCCGTACCTGCTCCGGATCGGCATCGAGGACGACTTCGACAAGGCCGGCCAGGACATTTTGCGTGGCTGGGACTTCACCCAGCCGGCCGACTCGGCTCCGGCGGCGTACTTCAACATCGTCTGGCGCAACCTGCTCGCGCTGACCTTCCACGACCAGCTGCCGGAGTCGGCCTGGCCGGACGGCGGGTCGCGCTGGTTCGAGGTGGTCCGCAACCTGCTGGTCCAGCCGAACAACGCCTGGTGGGACGACCTGCGGACCCCGCAACGGGAGAGCCGCGACGACATCCTGCGCGAGGCGCTGGTGGACGCCCGGGCCGAGATCACCACCAAGATGGCCCGTGAACCGGACAACTGGCAGTGGGGCCGGCTGCACAAGCTGACCCTGACGAACCAGACGCTGGGCAAGTCCGGCATCGGCGTGGTGGACCGGCTGTTCAACCGCGGCCCGTACGAGCTGGGCGGCGGCGCGTCGATCGTCAACGCGACCTCGTGGAACGCGGCCGAGGGGTACGCCGTGACCGCGACGCCGTCGATGCGGATGGTGGTCGACCTGGCCGACTTCGACAAGTCGCGCTGGATCAACCTGACCGGCGTCTCCGGCCACGCCTTCACCGACAATTACACGGACCAGACCGACCTCTGGGTCAAGGGCGAAACCCTGCCCTGGGCCTTCACCAAGGGCGCGGTCGAGGCCAAACGGGAACACACCCTCACCTTCACCAAACCCAACCGCTGA
- a CDS encoding GNAT family N-acetyltransferase: MELRPFDPRYAQLVATWATTAQEVALLCGREEYPFPPDLLPTWRKADDDIRPYLYHDGERPIGYAELWLDAEEDEVELARIILAPEYRGKGLGPAFVEVLLVPARTAGLTDIFLRVRPDNVPAIRTYHRAGFHEVAETLAAEWNKQQPIQYTWMQYPAE; the protein is encoded by the coding sequence ATGGAGCTCCGGCCGTTCGACCCGCGGTACGCCCAGCTCGTGGCGACGTGGGCGACCACCGCGCAGGAGGTTGCTCTGCTGTGCGGGCGTGAGGAGTACCCGTTCCCGCCGGACCTGCTCCCCACCTGGCGCAAGGCCGACGACGACATCCGGCCGTACCTGTACCACGACGGCGAGCGCCCGATCGGGTACGCCGAACTGTGGCTCGACGCCGAGGAGGACGAGGTCGAGCTGGCCCGGATCATCCTGGCGCCGGAGTACCGCGGGAAGGGTCTGGGACCGGCGTTCGTCGAGGTGCTGCTGGTCCCGGCGCGAACGGCCGGGCTGACCGACATCTTCCTCCGCGTCCGCCCGGACAACGTCCCGGCGATCCGCACCTACCACCGAGCCGGCTTCCACGAAGTCGCGGAAACCTTGGCCGCCGAGTGGAACAAGCAGCAACCGATTCAGTACACGTGGATGCAGTACCCGGCGGAGTAG
- a CDS encoding aminoglycoside phosphotransferase family protein, whose protein sequence is MTASTERAARADHAVRTAAAAAKELGLTVTDPTVLYDVFSVVVHLKPSPVVARIPAVLPGSSLAPALAVKRLQKELDLARWLADQGHLVVTPTPLVPLRPVQRDGLSMTFWTYVEHDKSAAPDYDHGTALSAELHAVLAGYQGELPWMPALDSVPEVLRDLPRDTALLEPADYDRIEKEWATLEPVVMSRAGFEQRFPAARVQPIHGDAPAYNVIPTADGVLWSDFEDAGLGPVEWDLAGFGPELAAKYDEAAARLGRPGHDQQILQVMDTARTLQFMACLPLVPQLPELAEGLKMTIDAWRDTPFAGGL, encoded by the coding sequence ATGACAGCCAGCACCGAACGAGCCGCCCGCGCCGACCACGCCGTCCGAACCGCCGCGGCCGCAGCCAAGGAGCTCGGCCTGACCGTCACCGACCCGACCGTGCTGTACGACGTGTTCTCGGTCGTGGTCCACCTGAAGCCGTCGCCGGTGGTGGCCCGGATCCCGGCTGTCCTGCCGGGCTCGTCGCTCGCTCCGGCGCTCGCCGTGAAGCGCCTGCAGAAGGAATTGGACCTGGCCCGGTGGCTCGCCGACCAGGGGCACCTGGTGGTCACGCCGACACCGCTCGTCCCGCTCCGGCCGGTGCAGCGCGACGGGTTGTCGATGACGTTCTGGACGTACGTCGAGCACGACAAGTCCGCGGCACCCGACTACGACCACGGGACCGCGCTGTCCGCCGAACTGCACGCCGTACTCGCCGGGTACCAGGGTGAGTTGCCGTGGATGCCGGCGCTCGACTCAGTCCCCGAGGTACTGCGCGACTTGCCGCGGGACACCGCGCTGCTCGAACCGGCCGACTACGACCGCATCGAGAAGGAGTGGGCGACCTTGGAGCCGGTAGTGATGAGCCGGGCCGGGTTCGAGCAGCGGTTCCCCGCTGCGCGGGTGCAGCCGATCCACGGCGACGCACCGGCGTACAACGTGATCCCCACCGCGGACGGCGTGCTGTGGTCGGACTTCGAGGACGCGGGACTCGGCCCGGTCGAGTGGGACCTCGCCGGATTCGGTCCTGAGCTCGCCGCGAAGTACGACGAGGCGGCCGCGCGGCTGGGGCGTCCTGGGCACGACCAGCAGATCCTGCAGGTGATGGATACCGCGCGGACGCTCCAGTTCATGGCGTGCCTGCCGTTGGTCCCGCAGCTGCCGGAGCTCGCCGAGGGGTTGAAGATGACGATCGACGCGTGGCGGGACACGCCCTTCGCGGGAGGGTTGTGA
- a CDS encoding SigE family RNA polymerase sigma factor: MEFEEYASARGQELVRLGFTLSGDYQRAEDLAQIALMQAFRSWRRVRRADDPHTYVRRILVNAYLSMTRRRSFTEAPTADLDADRTVPDPATDIVNSDDLWRALATLSARERVVLVLRYYQDLDDRTIADLLGIKPSSVRATASRALASLRKARESRRVDERLP; encoded by the coding sequence GTGGAGTTCGAGGAGTACGCGTCCGCACGCGGGCAGGAACTGGTGCGTCTCGGGTTCACCCTCTCCGGCGACTACCAACGCGCCGAGGACCTGGCACAGATCGCGCTGATGCAGGCGTTCCGGTCCTGGCGCCGGGTACGACGGGCGGACGACCCGCACACCTACGTCCGGCGGATCCTGGTCAACGCGTACCTGTCGATGACCCGGCGCCGGTCCTTCACCGAAGCACCCACGGCCGACCTCGACGCCGACCGGACGGTGCCCGACCCCGCCACCGACATCGTGAACTCCGACGACCTCTGGCGAGCCCTCGCCACGTTGTCGGCCCGCGAGCGCGTCGTCCTCGTCCTGCGCTACTACCAGGACCTGGACGACCGGACGATCGCCGACCTGCTCGGCATCAAACCGTCCTCCGTGCGCGCGACCGCCAGCCGGGCGCTGGCCTCGTTGCGGAAGGCAAGGGAGTCCCGACGTGTTGACGAGAGGTTGCCGTGA
- a CDS encoding UTP--glucose-1-phosphate uridylyltransferase encodes MSEAGLRQAQEKMRAAGAAEVAIKVFSHYYRLLESGQQGTIREDDIDPVGDLPHLDHLDPAPDAVRAALAETVVIKLNGGLGTSMGVTGPKSALPVKDGLSFLDIIARQILSTRKAYDVPLPLVLMNSFRTREESLAILGEYAELPVDGLPLDFRQNMEPKLLEADLTPAEWPADPELAWCPPGHGDLFTALVASGALDALRERGFRHAFISNADNLGATPDGRIAAWMAEHDVPFGMEVCRRTRSDRKGGHVAVRKSDGRLILRDSAQVHPDDTGSFQDVSRHRTFNTNNLWIDLDRLADLMSGHDGVLGLPIIVNHKTLDPADPSSPKVIQLETGMGTAIETFEGSQAVLVDRSRFKPVKTTNDLLVLRSDVYELADSGELTTTHEGDEPYVDLDPDHFKVLAEFETRFPAGPPSLVRADRLAVHGDVAFGKDVVVVGDVEVTAPTGTRLQVADGSELRG; translated from the coding sequence ATGAGTGAGGCGGGGCTACGTCAGGCACAGGAGAAGATGCGGGCGGCCGGAGCGGCCGAGGTCGCGATCAAGGTCTTCTCGCACTACTACCGGTTGCTGGAGTCGGGTCAGCAGGGCACGATCCGCGAGGACGACATCGACCCGGTCGGTGACCTGCCGCACCTGGATCACCTGGACCCGGCCCCCGACGCGGTCCGCGCCGCACTTGCCGAGACGGTGGTGATCAAGCTCAACGGCGGCCTCGGCACCTCGATGGGCGTGACCGGACCGAAGTCGGCGCTGCCGGTCAAGGACGGGCTGAGCTTCCTCGACATCATCGCCCGGCAGATCCTCAGTACCCGCAAGGCGTACGACGTGCCGCTGCCGCTCGTCCTGATGAACTCGTTCCGCACCCGGGAGGAGTCGCTCGCCATCCTCGGGGAGTACGCCGAGCTCCCGGTCGACGGACTGCCGCTGGACTTCCGGCAGAACATGGAGCCCAAGCTCCTCGAGGCCGACCTGACCCCGGCGGAGTGGCCGGCCGACCCCGAGCTGGCCTGGTGCCCGCCGGGCCACGGTGACCTGTTCACCGCGCTCGTCGCCTCCGGCGCCCTGGACGCGCTGCGGGAGCGTGGTTTCCGGCACGCGTTCATCTCCAACGCCGACAACCTCGGCGCGACGCCGGACGGCCGGATCGCCGCCTGGATGGCCGAGCACGACGTCCCGTTCGGGATGGAGGTGTGCCGGCGGACCAGGTCCGACCGCAAGGGTGGCCATGTCGCGGTCCGCAAGTCCGACGGCCGGCTGATCCTGCGGGACAGCGCGCAGGTCCACCCTGACGACACCGGCTCGTTCCAGGACGTGAGCCGGCACCGGACGTTCAACACGAACAACCTGTGGATCGACCTGGACCGGCTGGCCGACCTGATGTCCGGGCACGACGGCGTCCTCGGCCTGCCGATCATCGTGAACCACAAGACCCTCGACCCGGCCGACCCGTCCTCGCCGAAGGTGATCCAGCTGGAGACCGGGATGGGGACCGCGATCGAGACGTTCGAGGGCTCCCAGGCGGTGCTGGTGGACCGGAGCCGGTTCAAGCCGGTGAAGACCACGAACGACCTGCTGGTGCTGCGCTCCGACGTGTACGAGCTGGCCGACTCGGGTGAGCTGACCACGACGCACGAGGGCGACGAGCCGTACGTCGACCTGGACCCGGACCACTTCAAGGTGCTGGCCGAGTTCGAGACCCGGTTCCCGGCCGGCCCGCCGTCGCTGGTCCGCGCCGACCGGCTCGCGGTCCACGGTGACGTTGCCTTCGGCAAGGACGTGGTCGTGGTCGGCGACGTCGAGGTGACCGCGCCGACCGGTACCAGGCTCCAGGTCGCCGACGGAAGTGAGCTGCGCGGCTGA
- the cpaB gene encoding Flp pilus assembly protein CpaB, translated as MKRSDSFLRTVVRAARWHRRLLSGVAAAAAVYFALGALAPPQAPTVAVLAAARDLPGGTKPTPADVRTIRLPPAVVPTGALRPGTTTTDRILANPVRAGEPLTDARFLTPTALPPGLVAYPLRLEDPALAPLLHPGDHLNLYAATSTSTDTATQVASGVRVLALPAPTARTTATGTLVVLAATPATVARLAQASTNSRITAALAPDTS; from the coding sequence ATGAAGCGTTCAGACTCTTTCCTCCGTACCGTCGTCCGAGCCGCCCGCTGGCACCGCCGCCTCCTGTCCGGCGTGGCCGCGGCCGCTGCCGTCTACTTCGCCCTCGGCGCCCTGGCCCCACCGCAGGCCCCGACCGTCGCCGTCCTCGCCGCGGCCCGCGATCTGCCCGGCGGCACGAAACCCACGCCCGCGGACGTTCGCACCATCCGCCTCCCACCCGCCGTCGTTCCCACCGGTGCGCTCCGCCCAGGCACGACCACCACCGACCGCATCCTGGCGAACCCGGTCCGAGCCGGCGAACCGCTCACCGACGCCCGCTTCCTCACCCCGACAGCACTTCCACCGGGCCTGGTCGCCTATCCCCTCCGCCTGGAGGATCCTGCCCTCGCGCCCCTCCTTCACCCCGGCGACCACCTCAACCTCTACGCCGCCACGTCCACCTCGACCGACACCGCCACCCAGGTCGCCAGCGGAGTCCGCGTGCTGGCGCTCCCCGCTCCCACGGCGCGCACCACGGCCACGGGCACCCTTGTCGTCCTCGCAGCCACCCCGGCGACGGTCGCTCGCCTGGCCCAGGCGAGCACGAATTCACGGATCACCGCCGCCCTCGCCCCGGACACCAGTTGA
- a CDS encoding 5-formyltetrahydrofolate cyclo-ligase, translating into MTSSKAALRQSLLAARRAHPGGKGLLDAARTTTEIRQADRIALYVALGPEPQTGALIDWLLAEGKEVLLPILYADNDLGWGLAPGAADLVPGRLGLTEPPIDLGESAIGTADLVICPAVAVDRTGVRLGRGGGSYDRALARVPAGVPIWAAVYDNEVLDSVPADPHDQLVHAALTPTRLIRLRSSG; encoded by the coding sequence GTGACGTCCTCCAAGGCTGCTCTCCGGCAGTCACTGCTCGCGGCCCGCCGTGCCCATCCCGGTGGAAAGGGCTTGCTCGACGCGGCCCGCACCACCACCGAGATCCGGCAGGCGGATCGGATAGCCCTGTATGTAGCCCTCGGCCCGGAGCCGCAAACGGGGGCGCTGATCGACTGGCTGCTGGCCGAGGGCAAGGAGGTGCTGCTGCCGATCCTGTACGCCGACAACGACCTCGGCTGGGGTCTCGCGCCGGGCGCGGCCGACCTGGTCCCGGGCCGGCTCGGACTGACCGAGCCGCCGATCGACCTCGGCGAGTCCGCGATCGGCACCGCAGACCTGGTGATCTGCCCGGCCGTCGCGGTGGACCGTACCGGGGTCCGGCTGGGCCGCGGCGGCGGTTCGTACGACCGCGCGCTCGCCCGGGTACCGGCCGGGGTACCGATCTGGGCAGCCGTGTACGACAACGAGGTCCTCGACTCGGTCCCGGCGGACCCGCACGACCAACTCGTGCACGCCGCGCTCACCCCGACCCGGCTGATCCGGCTGAGGTCATCCGGCTGA